A genome region from Schistocerca nitens isolate TAMUIC-IGC-003100 chromosome 4, iqSchNite1.1, whole genome shotgun sequence includes the following:
- the LOC126252233 gene encoding uncharacterized protein C20orf85 homolog: MSATGKKDEKANGTQPVKMQQTNLVKMDGMLREALCTQEKANKTWEKKWGFMTQYRKFLEEEAKSRGISLEAISKGSKKQEITTGTAFTVPSSPPIPLTSSGFIGWRSSLQSCSLEKVGPFYISPVHTIEPPDLPKQKPQLTIFIG; this comes from the exons atgtcagcaactggaaagaAAGATGAAAAAGCGAATGGGACCCAACCTGTCAAGATGCAGCAGACAAATCTTGTGAAAATGGATGGAATGTT AAGAGAGGCTCTATGTACTCAAGAGAAAGCAAATAAAACATGGGAGAAGAAGTGGGGATTTATGACTCAATATAGAAAG TTCTTGGAAGAAGAAGCAAAATCCCGAGGGATATCATTAGAGGCAATAAGTAAGGGATCTAAAAAACAAGAGATTACGACAGGGACAGCATTCACTGTTCCATCTTCACCTCCCATTCCTCTGACTAGTTCAG GTTTCATTGGATGGCGATCTTCCCTGCAGTCTTGCTCCCTTGAGAAAGTGGGTCCATTCTACATTAGCCCAGTTCATACAATTGAGCCACCAGACCTGCCAAAACAGAAACCACAGCTTACAATTTTCATAGGCTGA